The Paracoccus albus region GTTCATGGCACAGCTTCCCGGATGGGGTGCCGCACTGGTGACACTCGCTGCGATCGCATTCGTCATATTGGCTGGCAACTACGCTGTCCGTCCCCTGTTCCGCTTCGTTCATTCCGCGCGCCTGCGCGAGATGGATACCGTCATGGCGTTGTTCATCGTTGTCGGCATCGCATCCTTGATGAGCTTTGTCGGATTGTCACCGGCACTCGGCACGTTTCTGGCGGGCGTTATGCTCGCAAGCTCAGAGTTCAAGCATGAGCTGGAATCGCAGATAGAGCCTTTCAAGGGCCTGCTGCTGGGCCTGTTTTTTATCACCGTCGGCGCAGGGATGGACTTTCAACTTCTTGCCGAAATGCCGGTGATCGTGATCGGCGTGACGGTCGTGCTGATCGCAATCAAGGCAGGGGTGCTTCATCTGATTGCCCGGATCGTGAAGATGCATCCACGGGATCGCTCGCTGTTTACTCTGTCGCTGGCACAGGCGGGCGAGTTCGGCTTTGTGCTGACCTCCTACGCCGTGGCGCTGAACGTGTTGCCTGACCGCGTTGCGCAAGGGTTTCTGCTTGTCATCGCGCTGTCCATGCTGATGACGCCGCTGCTGTTCATCGCGAACGATCAGATTAGTCGTCGACTGGTCGATCCGATGGGCGAGAACCATCGCCCGGACGAAATCGACGATCAGCAGCCGATCATCATCGCGGGGGTGGGCCGGTTCGGGCAGGTGGTGAACCGGCTGGTGACGTTTTCCGGCCTGAAGACGACGGTGCTGGATCACGATCTGAAGCTGATCCAGCTGATGCGCAGGTTTGGTTTCAAAGGCTATTTCGGCGATCCGACGCGACCGGAAATACTTGCGGCGGCAGGTTTGGACAAGGCACAGATCCTTGTGGCCGCATTGGATAACCCCGAAAGCAACCTGAAGCTTGTAGAATATGCGCGCGAAAAGCGGTCGGACATCACGATCATCGCGCGGGCGCGTGACCGAATTACGGTTTACCAGCTTTACAAGGCGGGTGCCGATCATATCGTGCGCGAGATGTATGATTCCAGCCTGCGCGTCGGGCGCTATGTCCTCGAGAATGCCGGTTTCTCGGAATATGAGGCGCATGAGGCCGAGGCGATCTTCTACAAAATCGACCGTGCAAGCCTGCGCGATCTGGCAAAGCTATGGGATCCTGAAAAGCCGACCGAGGCCAATGAACCCTATATTGAACGCACACGCCGGGTGAATCAGGATCTGGAAGCCGCCCTGATGGAGCGGTTTTCGCATGGCCCCGCCGCAGGACCGATCAAGGCCGATGACGATCCGGAGCCCGAACATGGGCTGAAAGACTAAGGGCAGGGCAGGAGGCGGCTTTTTAGCCGGCCACCCGCGCAGTAAAAAGGCCGCCCTGAGGGCGGCCTTCTGATGGTCTTAGTTCACGCTCAGGCAGCGCGAGCCAGAAGCACGTCATCGACCTTTTTCTGTGCGCCAGCGGCGTCGATCCCGCCAACAGCCGCAACCTCACGGGTGAGGCGGTCAAGAGCTGCTTCGTACAGCTGACGCTCGGAATAGGACTGCTCACGCTGGTCGTCGTTGCGATGCAGATCGCGCACGACTTCGGCAATGGCCAGCAGGTCGCCGGAGTTGATTTTCTGTTCGTATTCCTGCGCACGACGCGACCACATTGCGCGCTTCACGCGGGCCTTGCCTTTCAGCGTGGTCAGCGCCTGCTCGACCAGATCAGGACTTGCAAGGCTGCGCATACCGATTTCGCTTGCGCGGGCCGTGGGAACGCGCAGGGTCATCTTGTCTTTTTCAAACGAAATCACGAACATTTCCAGCGACATGCCGGCGACTTCCTGCTCTTCGATCGAAACGATCTTGCCCACGCCATGCGCAGGATATACGACGAAGTCATCGGGGCGGAACTCGGATTTCTTAGCTTTCGACATTCATTATTCCTTCCAGCTGGCGCGAAGCTGATCCATGCGTCAGTCGCGCAAAAGGCCTCACGGCA contains the following coding sequences:
- a CDS encoding monovalent cation:proton antiporter-2 (CPA2) family protein — translated: MSDFLLLATVYLLTMLIAVPVSTRLGLGSVLGYLISGIIIGPVLGLAGHGEMHDLQHFAEFGVVMMLFIIGLELEPRSLWGMRRRLVGLGGLQIAGTMALIFAASMALNQTWQVALALGMILALSSTAIVLQTLSEKNLMQTRGGRDTFAVLLTQDIAVIPMLALMPLLASNPGGATSEESVGGAFMAQLPGWGAALVTLAAIAFVILAGNYAVRPLFRFVHSARLREMDTVMALFIVVGIASLMSFVGLSPALGTFLAGVMLASSEFKHELESQIEPFKGLLLGLFFITVGAGMDFQLLAEMPVIVIGVTVVLIAIKAGVLHLIARIVKMHPRDRSLFTLSLAQAGEFGFVLTSYAVALNVLPDRVAQGFLLVIALSMLMTPLLFIANDQISRRLVDPMGENHRPDEIDDQQPIIIAGVGRFGQVVNRLVTFSGLKTTVLDHDLKLIQLMRRFGFKGYFGDPTRPEILAAAGLDKAQILVAALDNPESNLKLVEYAREKRSDITIIARARDRITVYQLYKAGADHIVREMYDSSLRVGRYVLENAGFSEYEAHEAEAIFYKIDRASLRDLAKLWDPEKPTEANEPYIERTRRVNQDLEAALMERFSHGPAAGPIKADDDPEPEHGLKD
- a CDS encoding CarD family transcriptional regulator, whose translation is MSKAKKSEFRPDDFVVYPAHGVGKIVSIEEQEVAGMSLEMFVISFEKDKMTLRVPTARASEIGMRSLASPDLVEQALTTLKGKARVKRAMWSRRAQEYEQKINSGDLLAIAEVVRDLHRNDDQREQSYSERQLYEAALDRLTREVAAVGGIDAAGAQKKVDDVLLARAA